The proteins below come from a single Desulfitobacterium metallireducens DSM 15288 genomic window:
- a CDS encoding XdhC family protein, producing MWQDIKKTLQEQKRGCIQTIVGGKEIAQEFIGRKWFYNVETDQIIGDFPHSLFHENVAKLLGKNAVRSEIIRQETQQPEIGEAEIFVQPLAPVPTLWVLGAGHIALPLVEIGDMMGFKMIVIDDRPDFANLVRFPKAKKVICDDFATTIRRLPVTEHTYIVVVTRGHKYDQLCVEMLLDSQAAYIGMIGSRRRVSEMRKVLEEQGFSEELLAKLHSPIGLDIGAETPEEIALCIIAEVVSARRKIPRLALQKRGELEIQNAVVEALANIELNGSDIPAGLATVVEVKGSAPRKPGAQMLVFADGRTVGSIGGGCAEAEICRAGRMVLNRNIPFIWNVDLTNDIAGEEGMVCGGTMKVFLQKI from the coding sequence ATGTGGCAAGATATTAAAAAGACACTTCAAGAGCAAAAACGGGGTTGCATTCAGACGATTGTCGGAGGGAAAGAAATAGCCCAAGAATTCATCGGTCGAAAATGGTTCTACAATGTGGAGACAGACCAAATTATTGGGGATTTTCCCCATTCGCTTTTTCACGAGAATGTTGCCAAACTTCTCGGCAAGAACGCAGTTCGCTCTGAGATCATTCGACAAGAAACTCAACAGCCAGAAATAGGTGAAGCCGAAATTTTTGTTCAGCCCTTAGCGCCAGTTCCAACTTTATGGGTTCTCGGTGCAGGGCACATCGCTTTGCCCTTAGTTGAGATCGGGGATATGATGGGGTTCAAAATGATTGTCATCGATGACCGACCCGACTTTGCTAACCTTGTTCGCTTCCCCAAGGCGAAAAAGGTCATTTGTGATGATTTTGCCACTACGATACGGAGACTTCCCGTGACTGAGCATACGTATATCGTCGTCGTTACAAGGGGACATAAATATGACCAACTGTGTGTAGAAATGTTACTTGATTCCCAGGCTGCCTATATTGGCATGATCGGAAGTCGACGTAGAGTCAGCGAAATGAGAAAAGTTTTAGAGGAGCAGGGATTTTCTGAAGAGCTTCTAGCTAAATTGCATTCTCCAATTGGGCTGGATATTGGAGCTGAAACTCCCGAGGAAATTGCCTTATGTATTATCGCTGAAGTGGTATCGGCACGGCGCAAAATACCGCGCTTAGCTCTACAGAAAAGGGGAGAATTAGAAATTCAAAATGCAGTTGTTGAAGCCTTAGCCAACATTGAACTCAACGGTTCTGACATACCTGCGGGTTTAGCCACTGTTGTCGAAGTGAAAGGATCAGCACCTCGTAAACCAGGAGCTCAAATGTTAGTTTTTGCAGATGGTCGAACAGTAGGTTCTATAGGCGGGGGATGCGCTGAAGCCGAAATATGTCGAGCCGGTCGTATGGTACTGAATCGAAATATTCCCTTTATCTGGAACGTCGATTTGACAAACGATATTGCGGGTGAAGAGGGCATGGTTTGCGGCGGGACAATGAAGGTATTTCTTCAAAAAATTTAA
- a CDS encoding SufB/SufD family protein translates to MLNSLDKHMLETVADMHQAPLGAFNIRKNGQGVQRQTTENIDILTKLDKPGIDVIVKPYTKGESVHIPVILTEENLNDLVYNTFEIGEYSDVVVIAGCGIHNNGSCNSRHDGIHTFNVRKGAKMRYVEKHFGEGEGTGSRILNPKTILEVEEDATVELEMVQIRGVDSTKRDTEIRLGKNAKLIITERLLTDEEQWAESKISVELNGDGASAQIISRSVAQGHSKQDFYFDLIGRSASRGHVQCDSIIMHDAQVFSTPRISAQHSEAQLIHEAAIGRIESEQLIKLMSMGLSEKEAEDTILKGFLK, encoded by the coding sequence ATGCTCAATTCGCTCGATAAACACATGCTTGAAACTGTCGCTGACATGCATCAAGCGCCTCTGGGCGCATTTAATATCCGTAAAAATGGACAAGGCGTGCAGCGCCAAACGACAGAAAATATTGACATCCTGACGAAATTGGATAAGCCAGGGATTGATGTTATCGTCAAACCGTACACCAAGGGGGAAAGTGTCCATATTCCTGTCATCCTTACGGAAGAGAATCTAAACGACTTGGTTTATAACACCTTTGAAATTGGCGAATACTCCGATGTTGTCGTTATTGCAGGTTGTGGTATTCATAATAATGGGAGTTGTAATTCACGACATGATGGGATTCATACCTTCAACGTCCGTAAAGGGGCTAAGATGCGTTATGTAGAGAAGCACTTTGGAGAAGGAGAAGGCACAGGAAGTCGGATCCTAAATCCAAAAACTATTTTGGAAGTTGAGGAAGACGCAACTGTCGAGCTGGAAATGGTGCAAATTAGAGGTGTTGATAGTACAAAACGAGATACTGAGATACGCTTAGGTAAAAATGCGAAACTGATTATTACAGAACGCCTTCTAACAGACGAAGAGCAGTGGGCTGAGTCCAAGATTTCGGTGGAATTGAATGGAGACGGTGCTTCTGCCCAGATTATTTCCCGTTCGGTAGCACAAGGTCACTCGAAACAAGATTTCTATTTTGATTTAATCGGTCGAAGTGCCAGCCGCGGGCATGTTCAATGTGACTCGATTATCATGCATGATGCTCAAGTGTTTTCGACTCCGCGTATATCGGCTCAACATAGCGAGGCTCAGCTTATTCATGAAGCCGCTATTGGACGGATTGAATCCGAACAATTAATTAAGCTGATGTCGATGGGACTCTCGGAGAAAGAAGCTGAGGATACGATTCTTAAGGGATTCCTAAAATAA
- a CDS encoding ABC transporter ATP-binding protein, translated as MLEIKDISFEIEGEKNTEILKEINLELKRKKIYVITGPNGGGKSSLAKILMGIYTPTSGKILLDGEDITHKNISERAQLGVGYAFQNPPRFKGLTVRELLELSTASNPEKVNVGDLLFNVGLCAQDYLDREADASLSGGEMKRIEIASVLARNLKVAVFDEPEAGIDLWSFQKLAETFHQIHDHYDTTIIIISHQERIFELADEIILLKNGTISQQAERDKLLSVIFKNDDCLCTNPCEKGMAKDAQFAR; from the coding sequence ATGCTTGAAATTAAGGATATATCGTTCGAAATTGAAGGCGAAAAAAATACAGAGATTTTGAAAGAAATAAATCTTGAACTTAAAAGAAAAAAGATATACGTAATTACTGGGCCAAATGGTGGGGGGAAATCGTCTCTAGCCAAGATTCTGATGGGAATTTATACACCAACCTCCGGCAAAATTTTGCTCGATGGAGAGGATATTACACATAAGAACATTTCCGAAAGAGCTCAGTTAGGCGTAGGCTATGCTTTTCAAAATCCACCCCGCTTTAAAGGGTTAACCGTTAGAGAATTACTGGAGTTGTCAACGGCTTCCAATCCAGAAAAAGTGAATGTCGGTGATTTGTTATTCAATGTGGGGCTTTGTGCTCAGGATTATCTCGATCGCGAAGCAGATGCTAGTCTATCAGGTGGCGAAATGAAACGGATTGAGATTGCTTCTGTCTTAGCAAGAAACTTAAAAGTAGCGGTCTTTGATGAACCTGAAGCTGGAATTGATCTTTGGAGTTTTCAGAAGCTCGCTGAAACCTTCCACCAAATTCATGACCATTACGATACCACGATTATTATCATTTCCCATCAAGAACGGATCTTCGAACTGGCCGATGAAATTATTCTCTTGAAAAATGGGACGATCAGTCAACAAGCGGAAAGAGATAAACTTCTTTCTGTTATCTTTAAGAATGACGATTGCCTTTGTACTAATCCTTGTGAGAAAGGGATGGCTAAAGATGCTCAATTCGCTCGATAA
- a CDS encoding flotillin family protein → MPGFIVIPLIVVAVIIVLALTFWARYKTVGPDEAMIVTGSFLGSKNVLSNDSGGNKTKIIRGGGAFILPVFQQANFLSLLSLKLDVSTPEVYTSQGVPVLADGVAIIKIGGSVEDVATAAEQFMGKPVAALQNEAQEVLEGHLRSILGTMTVEELYQNRDKFAQEVQAVAALDLKKMGLQIVSFTIKDVRDKQGYLEALGRPRIAEVLRDADVAEADAKRDSRIQKAKADEEAQKAELIRDTNVAEALKEKELKTASFKKEQDTAKASADQAYAIQTAKSQQITVEEEMKVELVRKDREIDLQEKETQRRQKEYDANVKKKADADRYAVEQAAEAEKAKRLRVAEADAEQKRLQGNATADAKKAEGSAEAEVIRLRGLAEAEAKEKLAEAFAKFGEAAILDVVVKMLPELAGKVAEPLKAIDKLTVVDTGNGEGAARVSNYVTSLMATAPEMVQSVTGLDFKELVKNFTSKDEPTKPTLP, encoded by the coding sequence ATGCCTGGTTTTATCGTAATTCCATTAATTGTCGTGGCGGTTATCATTGTATTAGCGCTCACATTTTGGGCGAGGTACAAAACGGTTGGACCAGATGAAGCAATGATTGTAACAGGTTCCTTCCTCGGGAGTAAGAATGTTTTAAGCAATGACTCTGGAGGGAACAAGACGAAGATCATACGTGGGGGCGGTGCCTTTATTCTGCCTGTGTTCCAGCAAGCTAATTTTCTCTCTCTTCTTTCCTTAAAACTTGATGTCTCAACACCTGAAGTCTATACGAGTCAAGGCGTTCCTGTATTGGCCGATGGGGTGGCTATTATTAAAATTGGCGGATCGGTTGAAGACGTGGCGACAGCAGCTGAACAATTTATGGGTAAGCCAGTAGCAGCTCTGCAAAATGAAGCACAAGAAGTCCTCGAAGGTCATCTGCGATCAATTCTCGGCACGATGACAGTTGAAGAGCTTTATCAAAACCGAGATAAATTTGCTCAAGAAGTACAGGCTGTAGCTGCGCTAGACTTAAAAAAGATGGGATTGCAAATCGTCTCCTTTACCATTAAAGATGTCCGAGATAAACAAGGCTACCTAGAGGCTCTTGGACGTCCGCGGATTGCAGAAGTCCTGCGCGATGCAGATGTGGCTGAAGCAGATGCAAAGCGGGATTCCAGAATTCAAAAAGCGAAAGCGGATGAGGAGGCCCAAAAGGCTGAGCTCATTCGTGATACGAATGTCGCAGAAGCCCTTAAAGAAAAAGAACTTAAGACTGCATCTTTTAAGAAAGAACAAGATACAGCGAAAGCATCAGCAGACCAAGCTTATGCAATTCAAACGGCTAAGTCACAGCAAATTACAGTTGAAGAGGAAATGAAAGTTGAGCTGGTTCGCAAAGATCGGGAAATCGACTTACAGGAGAAGGAAACACAACGTCGACAAAAAGAGTATGACGCGAATGTTAAAAAGAAGGCAGACGCGGATCGTTATGCTGTAGAGCAAGCAGCTGAAGCTGAAAAAGCGAAGCGATTGCGTGTAGCTGAAGCGGATGCGGAACAGAAAAGACTTCAAGGGAATGCTACTGCAGATGCGAAAAAGGCTGAAGGGTCTGCTGAGGCTGAAGTTATTCGCTTACGTGGTCTAGCTGAAGCAGAGGCTAAGGAGAAACTGGCAGAAGCTTTTGCGAAATTTGGTGAGGCTGCCATTCTTGATGTCGTTGTTAAGATGTTACCTGAATTGGCTGGAAAGGTAGCAGAGCCGTTGAAAGCGATCGATAAATTGACTGTAGTCGATACAGGCAATGGGGAAGGAGCAGCACGCGTGAGTAACTATGTAACTTCACTCATGGCAACAGCTCCAGAAATGGTTCAATCCGTAACAGGACTCGATTTTAAGGAACTTGTTAAGAATTTTACCTCTAAGGACGAACCTACCAAACCTACGCTACCTTAG
- a CDS encoding phage holin family protein has translation MMEAIADFVIKIVDLVEAEFSELKGKAINTVVGIGLILLAVVMAMVGFVMGIYGIYLTLCIFMPPFLAAFANAALAFIIGGGLLQWAKRKLS, from the coding sequence ATGATGGAAGCTATCGCAGATTTCGTGATAAAAATAGTAGATCTGGTCGAAGCAGAATTTAGCGAGCTTAAAGGAAAAGCGATCAATACAGTGGTTGGCATAGGCTTAATCCTTCTCGCAGTTGTCATGGCAATGGTTGGGTTCGTAATGGGCATATATGGAATTTACTTAACCCTCTGTATATTTATGCCACCTTTCCTGGCTGCCTTTGCTAATGCAGCACTGGCTTTCATTATTGGAGGAGGGTTGCTACAGTGGGCAAAAAGAAAGCTGTCCTGA
- a CDS encoding phosphoribosylformylglycinamidine synthase, translating into MVSQAVKRIFVEKKSGFDIEAQGLVNDLRENLGVNGLTHLRIINRYDISGLNDEEYRASRNIIFAEPPLDWVYDDQLKLPSSDRVFAMEYLPGQYDQRADSAAQCVQILTQHERPNIASAKVIVLTGQITEDEFTSIKNYCINPVESREASLEKPESLEFEADIPPNVETLDGFINKTQAELEAFFKGAGLAMSLEDLAFCQRYFRDTEKRNPTITEIRVIDTYWSDHCRHTTFFTKLEDIKFDEGEFSNPLNTAYEEYLTTREEVYGEKLPNKDVCLMDLAVLGAKELKKKGLLQDLDESDEINACSIVVNVDIDGQDEEWLVMFKNETHNHPTEIEPFGGAATCLGGAIRDPLSGRTYVYQAMRVTGSADPRAKMEDTLPGKLPQRKITTGAASGYSSYGNQIGLATGQVAEVYDEDFVAKRMEIGAVIAAAPRTNVVRKTPEPGDVIVLVGGKTGRDGCGGATGSSKEHTEESLMSCGAEVQKGNAPTERKIQRLFRNEKVSTMIKRCNDFGAGGVSVAIGELTDGLEINLDAVPKKYDGLDGTELAISESQERMAVVISAEDLESFIKYAQEENLEASLVANVTANPRLKMFWREEPIVDVSREFLNTNGVKQHTHVKVNLPDASQNYFKSLPAQIEEKLALENKATALKEAWLANLQDLNVCSQKGLVERFDSTIGSNTVLMPFGGKYKTTPAEGMVAKLPVQSGETHTATVMAYGYNPQLAKWSPFHGAIYAVVDAVTKVVALGGDYQKIRLTLQEYFEKLGQDPEKWGNPFSALLGAYYAQKKLGIPAIGGKDSMSGTFMDRHVPPTLVAFAVDVMKIEDVVSQEFKKAGSQVVLVPAIRDENELPDFQNLSQNYTKIHELIHEGKVLATYTVRMGGLAAAVSKMSFGNRMGMVFNDSVEIENLFRTNYGSIVLEIGEEVNLESVFGDVRYQLLGTTQENSVITLNGVDLPVDTVFETWEKPLEKIFPTKTEKGSVPQTIRYDRRNTQKPSTKIAKPRILIPVFPGTNCEYDSAKAFEKAGGVVDTLVIRNLTASDVEQSIQAMVQKIEQAQIVMLPGGFSAGDEPDGSGKFIATMFRNPQIKEAVMKLLKQRDGLMLGICNGFQALIKLGLVPYGEIVDLTEDSPTLTYNKIGRHVSSMVQTKIVSTLSPWYSGVDLGDIHSIAVSHGEGRFVAKPEVIQKLIANGQVATQYVDLEGNPSNDVLYTPNGSYEAIEGITSPDGRVLGKMGHSERTGKGVAINIRGNKYQPLFEGGVNYFRG; encoded by the coding sequence ATGGTATCACAAGCAGTCAAACGAATTTTTGTTGAAAAAAAGTCGGGCTTTGATATTGAAGCACAAGGGCTCGTTAACGATTTAAGGGAAAATCTGGGGGTTAATGGGTTAACCCATTTAAGAATCATTAACCGTTATGATATTTCAGGCCTAAATGATGAGGAATATAGAGCATCTCGAAATATCATCTTCGCTGAACCCCCACTCGACTGGGTATATGATGACCAATTAAAACTCCCTTCTAGCGATCGAGTATTTGCCATGGAATACCTCCCTGGACAGTACGACCAGCGTGCAGATTCGGCTGCTCAATGCGTCCAAATTTTGACCCAGCATGAGCGACCTAATATTGCTTCAGCAAAAGTGATTGTGCTTACAGGGCAAATTACAGAAGATGAATTTACGAGCATTAAGAATTACTGTATCAATCCTGTTGAATCACGAGAAGCATCTTTAGAAAAACCGGAGAGTCTTGAGTTTGAAGCCGATATCCCGCCTAATGTAGAAACGTTAGATGGCTTTATCAATAAAACCCAGGCTGAACTGGAAGCATTTTTTAAGGGCGCTGGTTTAGCGATGAGCCTAGAGGATTTAGCGTTTTGTCAGCGCTATTTTAGAGATACGGAAAAGAGAAACCCGACGATTACAGAGATCCGTGTGATTGATACGTACTGGTCGGATCACTGCCGCCATACTACGTTTTTCACAAAACTTGAAGATATTAAGTTTGATGAAGGCGAGTTTTCTAATCCACTAAACACCGCTTATGAAGAATATCTAACAACTCGTGAAGAAGTCTACGGCGAAAAGCTTCCGAACAAAGATGTTTGTCTGATGGATTTAGCAGTTCTAGGAGCCAAAGAATTGAAGAAGAAGGGTCTTTTACAAGACCTTGATGAATCTGATGAAATCAATGCCTGCAGTATCGTTGTCAATGTTGACATTGACGGCCAAGATGAAGAGTGGCTGGTCATGTTTAAAAATGAAACCCATAATCACCCCACAGAAATTGAACCTTTTGGCGGTGCTGCAACCTGTTTAGGCGGAGCGATTCGTGACCCCCTGTCTGGTCGAACTTATGTTTATCAGGCGATGCGCGTGACGGGTAGTGCAGACCCGAGAGCCAAAATGGAAGACACTCTCCCAGGCAAATTACCACAACGAAAAATAACCACAGGCGCAGCCTCAGGTTACAGCTCCTATGGAAACCAAATCGGACTGGCAACTGGACAAGTTGCAGAAGTGTATGATGAAGATTTTGTCGCGAAGCGAATGGAGATCGGAGCAGTGATAGCTGCAGCACCACGAACTAACGTAGTTCGTAAAACCCCAGAACCAGGGGATGTCATCGTGCTTGTCGGCGGAAAAACAGGCCGGGATGGATGTGGTGGTGCAACAGGTTCTTCAAAAGAACACACCGAAGAATCCCTCATGTCATGTGGGGCTGAAGTTCAAAAAGGAAATGCTCCAACTGAACGAAAAATTCAACGCTTATTCCGCAATGAAAAAGTTAGTACGATGATTAAGCGCTGTAATGATTTTGGGGCAGGGGGTGTCTCTGTAGCGATTGGGGAATTAACCGATGGCTTAGAAATCAACCTCGACGCTGTTCCGAAAAAGTATGATGGGCTTGATGGTACGGAACTTGCGATTTCCGAATCCCAAGAGCGAATGGCAGTCGTTATTTCAGCTGAAGATTTGGAGTCCTTCATCAAATATGCGCAAGAAGAAAACTTAGAAGCTTCACTCGTTGCCAATGTCACAGCTAACCCTCGCTTAAAAATGTTCTGGCGTGAGGAACCGATTGTCGATGTGAGCCGGGAGTTTTTAAATACGAATGGCGTTAAGCAACATACCCACGTTAAAGTCAATCTCCCCGATGCCAGCCAGAACTACTTTAAAAGTCTGCCTGCACAGATCGAGGAAAAACTAGCGCTTGAAAATAAGGCCACTGCATTAAAAGAGGCATGGCTTGCCAATTTACAAGATTTGAACGTCTGCAGTCAAAAAGGTTTGGTTGAGCGCTTTGATTCGACGATTGGGTCGAATACGGTGCTGATGCCCTTTGGCGGTAAATATAAAACAACACCGGCTGAAGGTATGGTTGCTAAGCTTCCTGTTCAATCAGGTGAAACCCATACCGCGACTGTAATGGCTTATGGATATAATCCGCAATTAGCGAAGTGGAGTCCTTTCCACGGGGCAATCTATGCAGTAGTAGATGCTGTGACGAAGGTTGTCGCACTAGGCGGAGATTATCAAAAGATTCGCCTAACTCTTCAGGAATATTTCGAAAAGCTGGGTCAAGACCCGGAAAAATGGGGGAACCCCTTCAGCGCTTTACTCGGTGCCTATTACGCACAGAAGAAACTAGGAATTCCAGCAATCGGCGGAAAGGATAGCATGTCTGGGACCTTCATGGATCGTCATGTTCCTCCTACTCTTGTTGCCTTTGCTGTTGATGTTATGAAGATTGAGGATGTTGTTTCTCAAGAATTTAAAAAGGCGGGCAGTCAAGTAGTCCTTGTACCAGCCATTCGGGATGAGAACGAGCTTCCTGATTTTCAAAACTTAAGTCAAAACTATACTAAAATTCATGAACTGATCCATGAAGGAAAGGTTCTTGCAACGTATACTGTGCGGATGGGCGGACTAGCCGCAGCAGTGAGCAAAATGTCTTTTGGAAATCGAATGGGTATGGTTTTTAATGATTCAGTTGAGATTGAGAATCTGTTCCGTACAAACTATGGTTCGATCGTTCTGGAAATTGGAGAAGAAGTTAACCTTGAAAGTGTTTTTGGCGATGTTCGTTATCAATTACTCGGCACGACTCAGGAAAATTCGGTCATTACGCTAAACGGTGTTGATCTTCCAGTTGATACAGTTTTCGAAACCTGGGAGAAACCCCTTGAAAAAATCTTCCCCACGAAAACGGAAAAAGGATCTGTACCTCAAACGATTCGTTATGATCGCCGAAACACGCAAAAACCGTCCACAAAAATTGCTAAGCCGAGAATTCTTATCCCTGTTTTCCCGGGGACAAACTGTGAATATGATTCAGCTAAGGCCTTTGAAAAAGCCGGTGGAGTGGTCGATACCCTTGTGATACGTAACCTCACAGCGTCAGATGTGGAGCAATCGATTCAAGCAATGGTTCAGAAGATTGAGCAAGCACAAATCGTTATGCTCCCAGGTGGATTTAGCGCGGGGGATGAACCCGATGGTTCAGGGAAATTTATTGCGACAATGTTTAGAAACCCTCAGATTAAAGAAGCGGTCATGAAACTCTTGAAGCAAAGAGATGGATTGATGCTAGGCATTTGCAATGGTTTCCAAGCCTTGATTAAACTCGGCCTCGTTCCTTACGGAGAAATTGTCGATTTAACTGAGGATTCTCCAACCCTGACGTATAACAAAATTGGTCGACACGTTTCCAGTATGGTTCAGACCAAAATTGTTTCTACTTTATCTCCATGGTATAGCGGCGTAGATCTCGGCGATATTCACTCTATTGCTGTTTCACATGGAGAGGGTCGATTTGTTGCTAAGCCAGAAGTGATTCAAAAGCTGATTGCTAATGGACAAGTTGCAACTCAATATGTGGATCTCGAGGGTAACCCAAGTAATGATGTTCTTTATACACCTAATGGCTCCTATGAAGCAATTGAAGGTATTACTAGTCCCGATGGACGAGTCCTTGGAAAGATGGGACATTCTGAAAGAACAGGAAAGGGAGTAGCCATCAATATTCGGGGCAACAAATACCAACCTCTTTTTGAGGGCGGCGTAAATTACTTTAGAGGGTAG